A single Anabas testudineus chromosome 10, fAnaTes1.2, whole genome shotgun sequence DNA region contains:
- the LOC113160307 gene encoding uncharacterized protein LOC113160307 isoform X1, with translation MKQHSHFSLCGSEMPEISEEGWKSALTCIISELDAEQYNRMLELLRKVPKGRRTDREKTPQMIIEHYGVEDSIFAITDAMEKIPRRDSAVQDLLRPFVEKLRNKQEKKNQGKKRKCETNSESEELEQESAAGFKKNNVVSDSDSSDEEQDAAADQSKKCRSDTEQKVQKWRKTIHDLRTAGDLGDKAMIGKVVQKSGLRTYNTKKKMTKFFFYLGVADDTASIKVMVYGKEHYKKIEEGSHWLFRNVIMDENMIKITKNSKIAKTSCVVISEELELEARMLIYPQSPVCSIKEAKMSEDKKMLSVEGTVREIRPLESLKSKRRKKERQDFRLEDETGFIVISLWGNDIKQLRGTSTGDLVRVTNVKTNDYYETVSLNSTDFTRIFKVQSANVQNVEIEIVGITKANKMGTELEANINGSVQTLVVDSPLIAKVFEIKLNGNIEEKLLDKMPLSAKAKIKGSKIQNMKAA, from the exons ATGAAGCAAcactctcatttctctttgtgtggATCAGAGATGCCAGAGATTTCAGAGGAAGGTTGGAAATCAGCTCTGACCTGCATCATCAGTGAGCTCGATGCTGAGCAGTACAATCGGATGCTGGAACTTCTGCGGAAGGTTCCGAAAGGCCGAAGGACTGACAGAGAGAAGACGCCTCAAATGATCATCGAGCACTACGGAGTGGAGGACTCCATTTTTGCCATCACTGATGCTATGGAAAAGATTCCAAGAAGGGACTCTGCAGTCCAGGACCTGCTGCGTCCTTTTGTGGAGAAgctgagaaacaaacaggaaaaaaagaaccaAG gaaagaagagaaaatgtgaaactaattCAGAGTCAGAGGAGCTGGAGCAAGAGTCTGCAGCTG GGTTTAAGAAGAACAACGTTGTGAGCGACTCCGATTCTTCTGACGAGGAGCAGGACGCTGCAGCTG ATCAATCAAAGAAATGCAGGTCTGACACG GAGCAAAAAGTTCAGAAATGG AGAAAAACTATCCACGACCTGAGGACCGCCGGTGACCTTGGCGATAAAGCCATGATTGGAAAGGTTGTGCAGAAATCTGGTCTGCGCACatataacacaaaaaagaagatgacaaagtttttcttttacctGGGGGTGGCAGATGACACAGCCAGCATTAAAGTGATGGTGTATGGAAAAGAGCACTATAAGAAAATCGAGGAGGGGAGTCACTGGTTGTTCAGAAACGTCATCATGGATGAGAATATGATCAAAATtactaaaaacagcaaaatagcAAAGACAAGCTGTGTCGTCATCTCcgaggagctggagctggaagcTCGCATGCTCATTTATCCCCAAAGTCCAGTTTGTTCCATCAAAGAGGCCAAAATGTCTGAGGACAAGAAGATGCTGAGTGTGGAAGGAACTGTAAGAGAG ATCCGTCCTCTGGAAAGTTTGAAGAGCAAAcggaggaagaaggagaggcAAGACTTCCGACTTGAAGATGAGACAGGTTTCATCGTGATCAGCTTGTGGGGCAACGACATCAAGCAGCTCAGAGGAACTTCAACCGGAGACTTGGTCAGGGTGACCAACGTGAAGACCAACGACTACTACGAAACAGTCTCACTGAACTCCACGGATTTCACCAGAATCTTCAAG GTCCAAAGTGCAAATGTGCAGAATGTGGAAATTGAGATCGTAGGAATCACAAAAGCCAACAAGATGGGGACTGAGCTGGAGGCAAATATCAACGGCAGTGTGCAGACACTCGTGGTGGATTCTCCACTTATAGCAAAGgtgtttgaaataaaattgaatggTAACATTGAAGAAAAGCTCCTTGATAAAATGCCTCTCTCAgcaaaggcaaaaataaaaggaagtAAAATTCAAAACATGAAGGCAGCTTAA
- the LOC113160307 gene encoding uncharacterized protein LOC113160307 isoform X2, whose protein sequence is MPEISEEGWKSALTCIISELDAEQYNRMLELLRKVPKGRRTDREKTPQMIIEHYGVEDSIFAITDAMEKIPRRDSAVQDLLRPFVEKLRNKQEKKNQGKKRKCETNSESEELEQESAAGFKKNNVVSDSDSSDEEQDAAADQSKKCRSDTEQKVQKWRKTIHDLRTAGDLGDKAMIGKVVQKSGLRTYNTKKKMTKFFFYLGVADDTASIKVMVYGKEHYKKIEEGSHWLFRNVIMDENMIKITKNSKIAKTSCVVISEELELEARMLIYPQSPVCSIKEAKMSEDKKMLSVEGTVREIRPLESLKSKRRKKERQDFRLEDETGFIVISLWGNDIKQLRGTSTGDLVRVTNVKTNDYYETVSLNSTDFTRIFKVQSANVQNVEIEIVGITKANKMGTELEANINGSVQTLVVDSPLIAKVFEIKLNGNIEEKLLDKMPLSAKAKIKGSKIQNMKAA, encoded by the exons ATGCCAGAGATTTCAGAGGAAGGTTGGAAATCAGCTCTGACCTGCATCATCAGTGAGCTCGATGCTGAGCAGTACAATCGGATGCTGGAACTTCTGCGGAAGGTTCCGAAAGGCCGAAGGACTGACAGAGAGAAGACGCCTCAAATGATCATCGAGCACTACGGAGTGGAGGACTCCATTTTTGCCATCACTGATGCTATGGAAAAGATTCCAAGAAGGGACTCTGCAGTCCAGGACCTGCTGCGTCCTTTTGTGGAGAAgctgagaaacaaacaggaaaaaaagaaccaAG gaaagaagagaaaatgtgaaactaattCAGAGTCAGAGGAGCTGGAGCAAGAGTCTGCAGCTG GGTTTAAGAAGAACAACGTTGTGAGCGACTCCGATTCTTCTGACGAGGAGCAGGACGCTGCAGCTG ATCAATCAAAGAAATGCAGGTCTGACACG GAGCAAAAAGTTCAGAAATGG AGAAAAACTATCCACGACCTGAGGACCGCCGGTGACCTTGGCGATAAAGCCATGATTGGAAAGGTTGTGCAGAAATCTGGTCTGCGCACatataacacaaaaaagaagatgacaaagtttttcttttacctGGGGGTGGCAGATGACACAGCCAGCATTAAAGTGATGGTGTATGGAAAAGAGCACTATAAGAAAATCGAGGAGGGGAGTCACTGGTTGTTCAGAAACGTCATCATGGATGAGAATATGATCAAAATtactaaaaacagcaaaatagcAAAGACAAGCTGTGTCGTCATCTCcgaggagctggagctggaagcTCGCATGCTCATTTATCCCCAAAGTCCAGTTTGTTCCATCAAAGAGGCCAAAATGTCTGAGGACAAGAAGATGCTGAGTGTGGAAGGAACTGTAAGAGAG ATCCGTCCTCTGGAAAGTTTGAAGAGCAAAcggaggaagaaggagaggcAAGACTTCCGACTTGAAGATGAGACAGGTTTCATCGTGATCAGCTTGTGGGGCAACGACATCAAGCAGCTCAGAGGAACTTCAACCGGAGACTTGGTCAGGGTGACCAACGTGAAGACCAACGACTACTACGAAACAGTCTCACTGAACTCCACGGATTTCACCAGAATCTTCAAG GTCCAAAGTGCAAATGTGCAGAATGTGGAAATTGAGATCGTAGGAATCACAAAAGCCAACAAGATGGGGACTGAGCTGGAGGCAAATATCAACGGCAGTGTGCAGACACTCGTGGTGGATTCTCCACTTATAGCAAAGgtgtttgaaataaaattgaatggTAACATTGAAGAAAAGCTCCTTGATAAAATGCCTCTCTCAgcaaaggcaaaaataaaaggaagtAAAATTCAAAACATGAAGGCAGCTTAA